From the genome of Bacteroidales bacterium:
CGGGCCCGGGGAGGTGCGGAAGTCAGTGCTGCCTGGAAAGACGGTAGTTTAACATCAGCACAGGTCAGGGCGATGGTGGATAATGATTTTAAGATAAGATTTCCGGTAACAGAAAAAAAGATGAGCTATGAGATAGACAAAAAAGTTTTGGAAAATGTCATAGCTGAAAATGGAATAATTGAAGTTAAAATGAAAAAAGGAGAAGTGTTGCAGATTTTATTTTCAGGAGATCAGGATACAACAGAATAAATATTTGTCTATAAAATTCCCTTTTTCAAAAAATCCCTGAATTCTTCAACATCCTTGGTATATCCCATTTTTGCAATAGTTTCGCCTTTTATATCAAGAATGACATAATATGGGATAGTATTGATCTGGTACCGGGTGATTTGTAGATCAGCATTTTTTTGTCCCATCGTTTTCTTTACTTTTCCATCGAAAGAAGAAGTAATATGTTCGTCTTCGGGTAAGGTTGTAGTATCATCAGTATATAAGGCGAGTAATACAAACCGTTGGTTCATTAAGTTCAGGGCTTCAGCGTCCGGCCATATATTCGCTTCCATTTCCTTGCATTTGGCACAGGCATGCCCTTTAAAAATAAGCAACACCGGTTTATTTTGCTCTTTTGCACAGTTGAATGCCTCATCATAATCAAAATAACCCTGTAAACCTAACGGCCAGCTGAGATTAGCATGATCACTGTATTTTGGGATTCCGCATAAATGGTTTTCAGGCTGATAGGATATGATTTGCTGGGATATTCCCATGCGATCATTTTTGGCAGCGGGGAGTAACCCGGAAATCGCTTGCAGGGGTGCTCCCAATAATCCGGTAAACAAATACATGGTAAATACAAAACAAGCAATAGCAAAGAACAACCGGGTAACACCTACGTGATGCACTTCACTGTCGTGGGCAAATCTGATCTTTCCAAGAAGATAATATCCGGTCAATCCGAAAATGACGATCCAGGCACATAGGAAAATATCCCGTGAAATAAGATTCCATTCCAGGTTACGGTCGGAGAAAGACAGGAAGTAAAACGCAAATGCAAGCATGATGAATGCAAATACGACTTTTACAGAATTCATCCATCCGCCCGACTTGGGCAATTTTTTCATTAGGGAAGGGAAAAAGGCCAGAAGCGTGAATGGTAAAGCAAAAGCCAGGCCGAACCCGAACATTCCCACAATAGGTTTGATCGCCAATCCTTGCGCCGAGGATACTAAAATACTGCCGACAAAAGGTCCGGTACACGAAAAAGAGATCACTACCAACGCTAATGCCATAAAAAATGCTGAGATATATCCTCCTTTATCTGCTTTCTGGTCTATTTTATTGGTTAAGGAACTAGGTAGGGTGATTTCGAATAATCCGAAAAAAGACAAGGAGAAAATGATAAAAATAATAGCAAATATCAGATTGGTCAGCCAATGTGCAATCACCTGGTTGGTGATGTCAGCACTTTTGGTCAATGTTACCACTAAACCTACGGATACATATATCAGTATGATGGAAATTCCGAATATAACGGCTTTTGTAATGGTTTTGGATCGCTTGGTTTCATCACGCATAAAGAATGAAACGGTCATAGGGATCATGGGATAGACACAAGGTGTTAATATTCCAAGAAACCCGGCAGATAATGCCATAAGAAAGAACCCCCATAATGATGAACTTTCCTGCTCAGAAGTATCCTGATCCAAAATGATTGTTTCGTCTTTTTCAATGTGGAGCTGGGGCATGGCGTCTGGCTTAATCGTTTGAATGGGTTCTTTTTCTTCGATTAGTTCAATATCATTTTTTTTGTTCTCAGGTTTAGCACTTGTTACAGGTATTGCCGACTTTTTTTCTTTTTCAGGAATTATTTTCACGGAAATATCCACTTGATTGGGAGGTAAGCAGCTATTTTCATTGCAGCACATATACTCCAACTGACCTTTAAGAGTAAATTCTTCAGGTTTTAATATTTTGATTTTCTGATGAAAAACGGCTATATTCTTGAATTGACCCACTTCGATCCCAAAATTTTCATCATATTTGATTTCAGGTTTTGTGACTTCTACAATTTTACCTACCAATTCATAATTAGAATTTTTTTCAAAGGTGAAAGATGTGGGAATCGGTCGGGATGGACTTTCAGGCATTTCGGTTGCATACATCGACCAGCCGGGATCTATGGTTGCAACGAATTTGATATCAGCCTCCGTTGCTGTTTGCTTTTCAACGGAAAATGTCCATTTTACCGGGTCAAATGCTTGTGCAGTAGTGTATTGAAGTATGCTGATTATGAAAAATATGATAAAAAATAATCTTTTCATTTCTATTCCC
Proteins encoded in this window:
- a CDS encoding thioredoxin family protein codes for the protein MKRLFFIIFFIISILQYTTAQAFDPVKWTFSVEKQTATEADIKFVATIDPGWSMYATEMPESPSRPIPTSFTFEKNSNYELVGKIVEVTKPEIKYDENFGIEVGQFKNIAVFHQKIKILKPEEFTLKGQLEYMCCNENSCLPPNQVDISVKIIPEKEKKSAIPVTSAKPENKKNDIELIEEKEPIQTIKPDAMPQLHIEKDETIILDQDTSEQESSSLWGFFLMALSAGFLGILTPCVYPMIPMTVSFFMRDETKRSKTITKAVIFGISIILIYVSVGLVVTLTKSADITNQVIAHWLTNLIFAIIFIIFSLSFFGLFEITLPSSLTNKIDQKADKGGYISAFFMALALVVISFSCTGPFVGSILVSSAQGLAIKPIVGMFGFGLAFALPFTLLAFFPSLMKKLPKSGGWMNSVKVVFAFIMLAFAFYFLSFSDRNLEWNLISRDIFLCAWIVIFGLTGYYLLGKIRFAHDSEVHHVGVTRLFFAIACFVFTMYLFTGLLGAPLQAISGLLPAAKNDRMGISQQIISYQPENHLCGIPKYSDHANLSWPLGLQGYFDYDEAFNCAKEQNKPVLLIFKGHACAKCKEMEANIWPDAEALNLMNQRFVLLALYTDDTTTLPEDEHITSSFDGKVKKTMGQKNADLQITRYQINTIPYYVILDIKGETIAKMGYTKDVEEFRDFLKKGIL